Proteins from a genomic interval of Paenibacillus lentus:
- a CDS encoding YlbF family regulator, with protein MSVTELKTVDMAELLTCAYELGDMINNSTVVSEYLFWKRRVEEDPEIQVYKRKLAAQKELFEETQRFGHFHPNYHEAKDKVAEVEKELEQFEAVRNFKAAEKELDELLHQMSETIAYAVSDTIKVPSNDPNPIGGCGSGGKCSCG; from the coding sequence ATGAGCGTAACCGAGCTAAAGACGGTCGACATGGCCGAACTTTTGACATGCGCCTATGAATTAGGCGATATGATAAACAATTCTACCGTGGTTTCAGAATATTTGTTCTGGAAGAGACGGGTGGAGGAGGACCCGGAAATTCAGGTTTACAAGAGAAAGCTTGCTGCGCAGAAAGAGCTTTTTGAGGAGACTCAGCGTTTTGGTCACTTCCATCCTAATTACCATGAGGCGAAAGACAAAGTCGCCGAGGTGGAGAAGGAGCTGGAGCAGTTCGAGGCCGTACGCAATTTCAAAGCGGCAGAGAAAGAACTAGATGAATTATTGCATCAAATGTCGGAGACGATTGCTTATGCCGTATCCGACACGATTAAGGTGCCGAGCAATGATCCCAATCCGATCGGCGGCTGTGGAAGCGGTGGGAAGTGCAGTTGTGGATAG
- a CDS encoding selenium metabolism-associated LysR family transcriptional regulator: protein MALNYHQLHIFYTVAQRGSFSAAAQALHMTQPAVTMQIQSLEDYFGTKLLVRSTKRIDLTEAGKALYPYAQKSIELMRETEKAMSQFTSMLEGRLLLGSSLTIGEYVLPRLLGPFGRQYPHISIVLKVMNTTQIIDEIVSHQLNFGLVEAPVHHPDMISEPVMEDELKLVVPAGHPLSSKGKLRLEEVLSYPFVLREKGSGTRQVMEEQLERSGIDLGELDIVMELGSTGAVKSAVEAGFGLTFLSPSSVKHELALGLLNVLEIENVTFKRQFYSIHLKSTLLPVSAVTFLTFLREQKLPL, encoded by the coding sequence ATGGCCTTGAATTATCACCAATTACATATTTTTTATACTGTCGCCCAGCGAGGTAGCTTTTCAGCGGCCGCTCAGGCACTACATATGACACAACCTGCGGTAACAATGCAAATTCAATCGTTAGAGGATTATTTCGGCACGAAGCTGCTGGTTAGATCGACGAAGCGTATTGACTTGACTGAAGCGGGAAAAGCTCTATATCCGTATGCACAAAAAAGCATTGAATTGATGCGCGAGACCGAAAAGGCGATGTCGCAGTTTACCTCCATGCTGGAGGGCCGTCTGCTGCTCGGTTCCAGCCTCACGATTGGGGAATATGTTCTTCCACGATTGTTGGGGCCGTTTGGACGCCAATATCCGCATATTTCGATTGTGCTGAAAGTAATGAATACGACGCAGATTATTGATGAAATCGTCAGCCATCAGCTTAATTTCGGACTGGTTGAGGCTCCGGTGCATCATCCGGATATGATATCTGAACCAGTTATGGAAGATGAGTTGAAGCTGGTCGTGCCTGCCGGACACCCGCTTTCCAGCAAAGGTAAGTTGAGGCTGGAGGAAGTGCTGTCTTATCCATTCGTTCTTCGGGAGAAAGGGTCTGGAACCCGTCAGGTTATGGAAGAACAATTGGAGCGCAGCGGCATCGATCTCGGCGAACTGGATATCGTGATGGAGCTTGGAAGCACGGGCGCTGTAAAATCGGCGGTCGAGGCGGGCTTTGGGCTTACTTTTTTATCGCCCTCATCTGTGAAGCATGAACTAGCTCTCGGATTACTGAATGTACTGGAGATCGAGAATGTAACGTTTAAGCGGCAATTTTATTCGATTCACTTGAAGTCTACGCTGCTTCCGGTATCTGCAGTTACGTTTTTAACTTTTTTACGGGAACAGAAGCTTCCTTTGTAA
- a CDS encoding Rqc2 family fibronectin-binding protein, which produces MALDGIVTRSIVHELQICVGGRINKIHQPSTSDIIINLRSQGGNRRLILSANPTYPRVHLTEQSFPNPQEAPMFCMLLRKHCEGGVIEAITQYGMERIIAFDIRQRDELGDISSKRIIVELMGRHSNIILVDPSTGTQYDGIHHVTPSISSYRVVMPGFTYTEPPEQHKLNPIQARKEDFLSAWHKAGEETKSSFWLVQAYSGLSPLIAEEIYHRASCADDSAMKQSHQVTPELEDIWSAFSAMMLDIAHHQYQPMSGSNSKGKHVFSAVSLSMVQEDIRTYPSISACMEDYYGEKALRDTVKQRTSDLLRFLQNERSKNIKKLTKLQEDLVEAEDAERYRIAGELLLASLHQIEKGDKKVELINYYDEEQKSVTITLDPLLTPSENAQRYFKKYNKFKNSLEIIDEQMDIARKEINYLEGLLQQLAHATLNDVDEIREELIQQGYLRERSGKNKKKKKNDRPTLHVYTSSEGIEIYVGKNNLQNEYVTNRLASHNDTWLHTKDIPGSHVVIRGASYGEATLNEAAQLAAYFSQAKESSSVPVDYTLIKHVRKPNGAKPGFVIYEQQRTLFVTPDETLIKSLPNAVK; this is translated from the coding sequence ATGGCACTTGACGGAATCGTTACGCGTTCTATTGTTCACGAGCTTCAAATTTGTGTGGGCGGACGCATTAATAAAATACACCAGCCATCCACCAGCGATATAATTATTAACCTGCGCTCACAGGGCGGCAATCGGAGGCTTATATTATCGGCCAACCCGACTTATCCGCGAGTACATCTGACGGAGCAATCCTTTCCGAACCCGCAGGAAGCTCCCATGTTCTGCATGCTGCTGCGCAAGCACTGCGAAGGGGGCGTCATTGAAGCGATCACCCAATACGGGATGGAGCGGATTATCGCGTTTGATATCAGGCAGCGCGACGAACTTGGAGACATCTCGTCTAAACGAATCATTGTCGAATTAATGGGCCGTCACAGCAACATCATTCTCGTCGATCCAAGCACGGGAACCCAGTACGACGGAATCCATCACGTAACCCCTTCCATCAGCAGCTACCGGGTTGTTATGCCTGGCTTTACTTATACTGAACCTCCGGAGCAGCACAAGCTGAATCCAATCCAAGCTCGCAAGGAGGACTTTCTATCGGCTTGGCACAAAGCAGGGGAAGAAACCAAATCAAGCTTCTGGCTAGTTCAAGCTTACAGCGGCCTCAGTCCGCTCATCGCGGAAGAAATCTACCACCGTGCTAGTTGCGCTGATGATTCCGCTATGAAGCAAAGTCACCAGGTAACCCCGGAGCTTGAAGACATATGGTCGGCATTTTCTGCAATGATGCTTGATATCGCCCATCATCAATATCAACCGATGTCCGGGAGCAATAGCAAGGGAAAGCATGTATTCTCTGCCGTATCTTTGAGCATGGTGCAGGAGGATATCCGTACATATCCTTCGATTAGCGCCTGCATGGAGGATTATTATGGGGAAAAAGCGCTGCGCGACACAGTAAAGCAAAGAACAAGCGACCTATTGCGTTTTCTGCAAAATGAGCGCAGCAAGAACATAAAGAAGCTGACCAAACTTCAGGAGGACCTCGTGGAAGCCGAGGACGCCGAGCGTTACCGGATTGCCGGGGAATTGCTTCTCGCTTCTCTCCACCAAATTGAGAAAGGCGATAAAAAGGTAGAGCTCATCAATTATTATGATGAGGAGCAGAAATCGGTGACCATAACACTCGACCCGTTGCTCACCCCCTCCGAAAATGCGCAGCGTTACTTCAAAAAATACAATAAATTCAAGAACAGCCTGGAAATCATTGATGAGCAAATGGACATTGCTCGCAAAGAAATTAATTACTTAGAAGGCTTGCTCCAGCAATTAGCTCATGCCACACTAAACGATGTCGATGAAATACGTGAGGAATTGATCCAGCAAGGATATTTGAGAGAACGCAGCGGAAAAAACAAGAAAAAGAAAAAAAATGATCGACCGACACTGCATGTCTATACTTCATCCGAAGGCATCGAAATTTACGTCGGTAAAAATAATTTACAAAACGAATACGTTACAAATCGGCTCGCTAGCCATAATGACACCTGGCTGCATACCAAGGACATTCCGGGCTCCCACGTCGTTATTCGAGGCGCTTCCTACGGAGAGGCAACTTTGAATGAAGCGGCCCAGTTAGCGGCTTATTTCAGCCAAGCGAAAGAATCCAGCAGCGTCCCTGTTGACTACACGCTGATCAAGCATGTTCGCAAACCAAATGGTGCCAAGCCGGGCTTCGTCATCTACGAGCAACAGCGGACCCTGTTCGTCACGCCGGATGAAACACTGATTAAGAGCCTGCCAAATGCAGTCAAATAA
- a CDS encoding PHP domain-containing protein, protein MNDTALRNLYDLHTHTRASDGMNAPAENVRLAKEKGLAGIAITDHDTVAGIEEAFETGQQYGITVVPGVEISTVADGRDIHVLGYYIDIADKKLLSRLQKLRATREIRNDLILENLQSLGMPLTLQEIKDGLGRPLHPDESIGRPHIADALVRKGYADNMRDAFDRYLGEGKPAYASVPRISPEEAMQWIREAGGAPVLAHPGLYGDDELVKRIIASGQPVGIEVYHSDHGVSEEQRYLEIASQFNLVPTAGSDYHGVRQGIVFHGDIGSRSVPLRVLDELRVRAGSK, encoded by the coding sequence ATGAATGATACTGCACTTCGAAATCTATACGATCTGCACACTCACACTCGGGCTTCCGATGGCATGAACGCTCCGGCGGAAAATGTACGTTTGGCTAAAGAAAAGGGCTTAGCAGGAATAGCGATAACAGATCATGACACAGTTGCGGGGATTGAAGAGGCGTTTGAGACCGGACAGCAATATGGCATTACGGTAGTTCCTGGCGTTGAAATCAGTACCGTAGCAGATGGACGTGATATTCATGTGCTGGGCTATTATATCGATATCGCGGATAAGAAACTGCTAAGCAGGCTTCAGAAGCTGAGAGCTACGCGTGAGATCCGTAATGATCTGATTCTGGAAAATCTTCAATCTTTAGGAATGCCGCTGACGCTACAAGAAATCAAGGACGGGCTCGGCCGCCCGCTTCACCCCGATGAGAGCATCGGCCGCCCGCATATCGCCGATGCCCTGGTTCGCAAAGGCTATGCCGATAATATGCGAGATGCCTTCGATCGTTATCTCGGTGAAGGTAAGCCGGCATATGCAAGTGTCCCAAGGATATCGCCGGAGGAAGCGATGCAATGGATTCGAGAGGCGGGAGGCGCTCCCGTGCTGGCCCATCCCGGTTTGTATGGGGATGATGAGCTGGTCAAACGAATTATTGCCAGCGGGCAGCCCGTGGGAATTGAAGTATACCACTCCGATCATGGTGTGAGTGAGGAACAGCGTTATTTAGAAATCGCTAGTCAATTTAACTTAGTTCCGACCGCCGGCTCCGATTATCACGGCGTAAGGCAGGGCATTGTATTTCACGGGGACATCGGTTCGCGTTCGGTGCCGCTGCGCGTTTTGGATGAGTTGCGTGTCCGTGCGGGAAGCAAATAG
- a CDS encoding YlbG family protein, with protein sequence MFPERTGYIIWVSDLKAARNLEKYGSVHYLSRRMHYVVMYVNTDRAEDIMRNIRKLSYVRKIERSYRNEIKTEYKREVPDKTQYYGL encoded by the coding sequence ATGTTTCCGGAACGTACAGGCTATATTATTTGGGTAAGCGATTTAAAGGCGGCAAGAAATTTGGAGAAGTACGGGAGCGTGCATTATTTATCCCGACGAATGCATTACGTCGTCATGTATGTAAATACCGATCGAGCAGAAGACATTATGCGAAATATCCGTAAGCTATCTTATGTTCGCAAGATTGAACGATCCTACCGCAATGAAATAAAGACGGAATATAAGAGAGAAGTTCCAGATAAGACGCAGTATTATGGACTTTAG
- a CDS encoding calcium-translocating P-type ATPase, SERCA-type codes for MELKNWHQWSGDELLERFGVSREQGLTEEEVRFRQEQSGWNELQEMQSVSPLLLFLNQFKDFMMLVLMAATLISGLLGEYLDAVTIIAIIILNGVLGFIQEFRAERSLRALKQLSAPHAKVLREGRVKDITARELVPGDIVIVESGDRVPADIRWLATNSLDVEESALTGESHPVNKHAETIREEEVPLGDQKNIGFMGTMVTRGSGRGVVIRTGMETEMGKIADLIQNTEVQETPLQRRLEQLGKILIYLALGLTILVVVVGIIHGQPAGSMFFAGVSLAVAAIPEGLPAIVTIALALGVQRMIKRKAIVRKLPSVETLGCASVICSDKTGTLTQNKMTVTHLWLEGRPLEVTGDGYEPIGQIMEQGQSLDIKQDQSLRRLLQISALCSNAEIYEEEEEDNARNRRKDREEAAGSRWKLKGDPTEGALVTVATKMGLTANSLSSIYKREKEHPFDSKRKRMSVVVSHQGGTLAFVKGAPDMLLERCSYILWEGKVVPFTGTLRQKVQAANEEMARRALRVLGLAYRELRPQENVNSEETVESQLVFVGLTGMIDPPRREAREAITTCRKAGIKTVMITGDHGLTAEAIAQDLGILQRGGVSISGAELTLMSDEELEQKVDSTVVYSRVSPEHKLRIVKALQRKGHVVAMTGDGVNDAPAIKAADIGIAMGITGTDVSKEASSLILSDDNFSSIVAAIEEGRNIYENIRKFIRYLLASNVGEILTMLFAMLAGLPLPLMPIQILWVNLVTDGLPAMALGVDQPEKDLMEHKPRGATENIFARRLGWKILSRGLLIGLCTLGAFWITLQSHSGAENQLVKAQSVAFATLVMAQLIHVFDCRSSRSIFHRNILQNRLLVIAVLSSIILLLGVIYLEPLQPIFKTMPLSLRDWSITLVAAGIPTFLLGAGSVWSGRKKRRKYNNSGPFMPAKSTNFRA; via the coding sequence ATGGAACTAAAAAACTGGCACCAGTGGAGTGGAGATGAGCTTCTCGAACGGTTCGGCGTCTCGCGTGAGCAAGGTCTGACCGAGGAAGAGGTTCGGTTTAGACAAGAGCAAAGCGGGTGGAACGAGCTGCAGGAGATGCAGAGTGTGTCGCCGTTGCTCCTCTTCTTGAATCAATTTAAGGATTTTATGATGCTCGTACTGATGGCAGCGACATTGATTTCGGGACTTCTCGGCGAATACTTGGACGCCGTTACTATTATAGCCATCATTATTTTGAATGGGGTGCTTGGTTTTATTCAGGAATTTCGCGCAGAGCGGTCGCTCCGGGCACTCAAACAGCTGTCTGCTCCCCATGCCAAAGTTCTGCGGGAAGGACGCGTCAAAGATATTACGGCTCGAGAGCTTGTACCCGGTGATATCGTCATCGTGGAGAGCGGTGACCGTGTCCCGGCTGATATTCGCTGGCTCGCCACCAATAGTCTTGATGTGGAGGAATCCGCGTTAACCGGGGAATCTCATCCTGTAAATAAGCATGCCGAGACGATCCGGGAGGAAGAGGTTCCGCTTGGCGACCAGAAGAATATCGGTTTTATGGGGACTATGGTGACCCGAGGGAGCGGCCGGGGAGTTGTCATTCGTACGGGGATGGAGACGGAAATGGGGAAGATTGCCGACCTCATCCAGAACACGGAGGTACAGGAAACTCCGCTGCAGCGGAGGCTCGAGCAATTGGGGAAAATACTGATTTATTTGGCGCTCGGTCTGACTATTCTCGTTGTCGTGGTAGGGATCATTCACGGACAACCAGCCGGAAGCATGTTCTTTGCCGGTGTGAGCCTTGCGGTTGCAGCCATTCCTGAAGGCCTGCCTGCAATCGTGACGATTGCTCTGGCATTAGGAGTACAGCGGATGATCAAGCGCAAAGCGATTGTCCGTAAGCTGCCTTCCGTGGAGACGCTTGGCTGTGCCTCGGTGATATGCTCTGACAAGACGGGAACGCTGACGCAAAACAAAATGACAGTAACGCATCTTTGGTTGGAGGGACGTCCGCTGGAAGTGACGGGCGATGGCTATGAGCCGATTGGCCAAATCATGGAGCAGGGTCAGTCTTTGGATATAAAACAAGATCAAAGCCTTCGCCGCCTGCTACAAATTAGCGCCCTATGCAGCAACGCTGAAATTTATGAGGAGGAAGAAGAGGACAATGCACGTAATCGGCGAAAAGACAGGGAAGAGGCTGCTGGCTCCCGCTGGAAACTGAAGGGAGATCCTACGGAAGGCGCACTCGTTACAGTTGCGACTAAAATGGGACTCACTGCGAACTCGTTAAGCAGCATATACAAGCGTGAGAAAGAGCACCCCTTTGATTCTAAACGTAAAAGAATGTCCGTCGTCGTATCCCATCAAGGGGGGACTCTCGCCTTCGTCAAGGGGGCGCCTGATATGCTGCTGGAGCGCTGCTCTTATATATTATGGGAGGGCAAAGTTGTTCCCTTTACGGGCACATTGCGTCAGAAGGTGCAGGCAGCGAATGAAGAAATGGCACGCCGTGCATTGCGCGTTCTGGGGCTGGCGTATCGGGAGCTTCGGCCGCAGGAAAATGTGAACAGCGAAGAGACTGTAGAGTCGCAGCTTGTATTCGTCGGCTTGACCGGCATGATCGATCCTCCGCGGCGTGAAGCGAGGGAAGCGATAACGACCTGTCGCAAAGCGGGAATCAAGACAGTGATGATAACGGGGGATCACGGCTTGACCGCCGAAGCGATCGCCCAAGATTTAGGTATTTTACAGCGGGGTGGGGTATCGATCTCAGGTGCAGAACTGACCTTGATGAGCGATGAAGAGCTGGAGCAGAAGGTGGACAGCACGGTCGTCTATTCTCGTGTATCTCCAGAGCACAAGCTGCGTATTGTAAAAGCGCTCCAGCGCAAAGGCCATGTCGTTGCCATGACGGGTGACGGCGTGAATGATGCCCCTGCCATTAAAGCGGCCGATATTGGAATTGCTATGGGCATTACGGGGACGGATGTATCCAAGGAAGCCTCCTCCCTCATTTTGAGCGATGATAATTTCTCGTCGATCGTTGCTGCTATTGAGGAAGGCCGGAACATTTACGAGAATATCCGCAAATTTATCCGCTATCTGCTTGCTTCCAATGTGGGTGAAATATTGACGATGCTGTTTGCGATGCTGGCCGGCTTACCGCTGCCGCTCATGCCGATCCAAATTTTGTGGGTCAATTTAGTGACGGATGGCCTTCCTGCCATGGCGCTGGGCGTTGATCAGCCGGAGAAGGATCTCATGGAGCATAAGCCGCGAGGAGCGACGGAGAATATTTTTGCCAGGCGGCTCGGTTGGAAAATACTCAGCCGCGGACTGCTCATCGGTTTGTGTACGCTCGGTGCATTCTGGATCACACTGCAAAGCCATTCGGGAGCTGAGAATCAGCTCGTCAAGGCCCAATCTGTAGCGTTTGCCACGCTGGTCATGGCTCAACTGATCCATGTGTTCGACTGTCGAAGCTCCCGCTCTATTTTTCACCGCAACATTTTGCAGAATCGTTTGCTTGTCATCGCGGTACTATCTTCGATTATCCTGCTGCTTGGAGTTATCTACCTTGAACCGCTACAGCCGATTTTCAAAACGATGCCGCTTTCGCTAAGGGATTGGTCTATTACGCTAGTGGCTGCGGGAATTCCGACGTTTCTGCTTGGTGCGGGCAGCGTCTGGTCAGGTCGGAAGAAGCGGCGTAAATACAATAATTCGGGTCCTTTCATGCCAGCAAAGAGTACAAATTTTCGTGCATAA
- the dapF gene encoding diaminopimelate epimerase, with amino-acid sequence MEFTKMHGLGNDFLVFYGEKALPKEASYLAQKWCNRNFGIGADGLVFILPSEQADFNMRIINSDGTEAEQCGNAIRCVCKYVYEKGYVRSERVTIETLGAGVQQAVLQTDSGVVTSVRIDMGEPILAGRAIPTKLDASPVLDWPIEAAGQKFNVTAVSMGNPHCIIYVEDAASFDLNTWGPRLETHLFFPQKTNVEFATIISRNRVEMRVWERGAGATLACGTGACATLVSSVLHGYTNRAAWIGLPGGDLFVEWDEVDNHVYMNGPAETVYEGSVNR; translated from the coding sequence ATGGAGTTCACGAAAATGCATGGGCTCGGAAATGATTTTCTCGTTTTTTATGGGGAGAAGGCCTTGCCTAAGGAAGCTTCTTATCTTGCGCAGAAATGGTGCAATCGCAATTTTGGTATCGGGGCTGATGGATTGGTGTTCATTTTGCCGTCCGAACAAGCGGATTTCAACATGAGAATCATTAATTCGGATGGTACGGAAGCGGAGCAGTGCGGGAATGCCATCCGCTGCGTCTGTAAATATGTTTATGAGAAGGGCTACGTCAGAAGCGAACGGGTAACCATTGAAACGTTGGGTGCAGGCGTACAACAGGCAGTGCTTCAAACTGATTCCGGTGTCGTCACGTCCGTTCGCATTGATATGGGGGAGCCGATCCTTGCCGGCAGAGCTATTCCGACGAAGCTTGATGCCAGCCCGGTATTGGATTGGCCCATAGAAGCCGCTGGCCAGAAGTTCAACGTAACGGCCGTCTCGATGGGGAACCCCCACTGTATTATCTATGTTGAAGACGCAGCATCGTTTGATTTGAACACCTGGGGACCGAGGCTCGAGACCCATCTTTTTTTTCCGCAAAAAACAAACGTCGAGTTCGCTACGATTATTTCTCGCAATCGAGTAGAAATGCGGGTGTGGGAGCGCGGAGCTGGAGCTACGCTCGCTTGCGGAACCGGTGCCTGTGCAACACTGGTCTCCTCTGTTCTTCACGGATATACGAACCGGGCCGCATGGATCGGTCTGCCAGGTGGAGATTTATTCGTAGAGTGGGACGAGGTGGATAACCATGTGTATATGAACGGACCGGCGGAGACGGTATATGAGGGCAGCGTAAATCGGTAA
- a CDS encoding helicase-associated domain-containing protein, whose product MKLQGYHQYNEPFAGKGTRKWNINDSHHDLKDLALPARCALELIFRQFAGVPFKLEHLSKAANGRITPADLRAAIPELLRQQYIVSVCKAWGDRLYFIPQELLYLLQQYWIRPGLTPRSSCDVRLVKEAKRGLALDLFRSLVWIACNELPITAKGTIHQRVLTKLSQQIALRQEDVKGLALKYPHQDVYPEHIAIMLDMLLELNIINQGLKVWELNVHELGLWFNLDLAEMNEVLYQRVLLKFVPADTELQHFVFVLSSLEWLEGEWYSYERFITWLQEERLLRPEISEDRQNWMWSWVEAMCGFGWLELGCDHAGGHAFRWMYRPRGKGLSPSASAKPSEDGQTNIRFYIQPDFEIIVPPEVPFAVRWELEVFTESVVTDRLSIYRITNDSVAKGIRLGRSRADILCYLHRYSAGIPNNIASALEEWGSEKGKPGNEVIFPKLDSPTSGAWEQKGNLSEAVIPWGILFCGENMAACRLYDAIPEKAELFPGLEQIPGMWLKMARIYHPSTARQLVSQAIQWQTLLVLQICGEMVEYLPSRLEGGEDWRVSGKLFTPFDPEGYEAMLAPKDWENMYIQLPEIDNSLG is encoded by the coding sequence TTGAAATTGCAGGGCTATCATCAGTACAACGAGCCCTTCGCAGGGAAGGGGACTCGGAAGTGGAATATAAATGACAGTCATCACGACCTAAAGGATCTGGCGCTGCCTGCACGTTGTGCCCTAGAATTGATCTTTCGCCAGTTCGCCGGAGTCCCCTTTAAGCTGGAGCATTTGTCCAAGGCTGCCAATGGCCGGATAACACCTGCTGATTTACGGGCAGCAATTCCAGAGTTACTTCGTCAGCAATATATAGTTTCCGTATGCAAAGCCTGGGGCGACCGCTTATACTTCATTCCTCAGGAGCTTCTGTACCTGCTTCAACAATATTGGATCAGACCAGGGCTTACGCCGAGGAGCAGCTGCGATGTAAGGCTTGTGAAGGAAGCCAAGCGGGGGCTGGCATTGGATTTGTTCCGGAGTCTCGTCTGGATCGCCTGTAATGAGCTTCCAATTACGGCTAAAGGAACTATTCATCAAAGAGTCTTGACAAAATTAAGTCAGCAAATTGCACTAAGGCAAGAGGATGTGAAGGGCTTGGCCCTTAAATATCCTCATCAGGATGTTTACCCAGAGCATATCGCTATCATGCTAGATATGCTGCTCGAGCTCAACATAATCAATCAGGGTTTAAAGGTATGGGAACTGAATGTGCACGAGCTCGGTCTGTGGTTTAACCTAGATCTAGCCGAGATGAACGAAGTGCTTTATCAAAGGGTTCTATTGAAATTTGTCCCGGCGGACACGGAGCTGCAGCATTTTGTTTTTGTTTTATCGTCGCTTGAATGGCTAGAAGGCGAATGGTATTCGTATGAAAGGTTCATTACTTGGCTTCAAGAGGAACGTCTGCTTCGTCCGGAGATTTCCGAGGACCGGCAAAACTGGATGTGGAGCTGGGTGGAGGCTATGTGCGGGTTCGGCTGGCTGGAGCTGGGCTGCGACCATGCTGGCGGTCATGCTTTTCGCTGGATGTATAGACCTCGGGGCAAGGGATTATCCCCGTCTGCTAGTGCTAAGCCAAGTGAGGATGGACAAACAAATATCCGATTTTACATTCAACCGGATTTCGAAATAATTGTGCCCCCGGAGGTGCCATTTGCTGTTCGCTGGGAGCTGGAGGTCTTCACCGAAAGCGTTGTGACAGACCGCCTGTCCATTTACCGGATTACAAACGATAGTGTTGCTAAGGGGATTCGCTTGGGCCGCTCTCGGGCAGACATATTGTGTTATCTGCATCGATACTCCGCAGGGATTCCAAATAATATAGCCAGTGCATTAGAGGAATGGGGGAGTGAAAAGGGAAAGCCGGGGAATGAAGTGATTTTTCCAAAACTTGATTCTCCTACATCAGGGGCCTGGGAACAAAAAGGGAATCTGTCCGAAGCGGTGATTCCGTGGGGCATCCTCTTTTGTGGGGAAAATATGGCTGCCTGCCGCCTATATGATGCCATTCCTGAGAAGGCTGAATTATTTCCGGGTTTAGAGCAGATTCCTGGAATGTGGCTTAAGATGGCGAGAATCTACCATCCTTCCACGGCCCGACAATTGGTAAGCCAAGCGATACAATGGCAAACGCTGCTTGTACTGCAGATTTGCGGAGAAATGGTCGAGTACCTCCCAAGCCGTTTAGAGGGTGGGGAGGATTGGAGGGTATCTGGAAAATTGTTCACACCCTTCGATCCTGAGGGATATGAGGCTATGCTGGCTCCGAAGGATTGGGAGAACATGTACATACAGCTTCCGGAGATCGACAATAGCTTGGGATAG